The segment ATGCTGAAAAATCATGCCGATATTCGTGCGTAGTTTCCGCAATTCCTTTTTGTTCAAAGCCCTTATATCCTGGCCATCAAAAAAGATTTTTCCTTCATCAATCTCAACCATCCGGTTGATGCAGCGGAGAAGTGTAGATTTCCCTGCCCCGGAAGGGCCAATGACCGATAAGAATTCTCCTGATTCCACTTCGAAGTTCAGGTTCTGCAGCACTTTTGTTTCGGAATTATAGGATTTACCAAGATTTTCGATTTGCAATAAAGACATTTTCATCCGCTCCTTTTTCAGCAAATTCAGTCATACAAAGCACATAGCGCTACAGCCGCATCCTTTGTTACCCATGGCTATTCTTTTGAAAGTTCACGGATTGGATTGAACCACTCATCTTCAACCGGCGCAAAGCGTTCTTTTGCTGATTTGAAGAATAGACCTGGTTCACCAGAATCTTCAGGGACAAAAATCTTTTCATTATTGGCGATTTCATCTGAAGTGAGCACTTCTTTTAATTTGTCGTAGTCTTGCTGCCCAAGAACTTCCATATTAGCTGCGAATGGTGCATTCAATACCGGAGTAACTCCCATTAGGGCGAATTCGCTGCCAGTAACCGTATTGAAAGGCTCTGCTGCATCGTCTTTCACTTTGTAAACTGATCCTACTGTATTGGGTTCGCCTTCTGCCACTTCGACGTAGTTTTCTACGCAAGTGTCACAGAATGCCGCCACTTCAGAACTATCATTCAACAGGTTGACTGCCGATCCTTGATGCGAGTTTCCAAACAGTACTTGAGAGAAGAGCGGTCCGCCTTCCATTAAATCTTCCGGTTTCAAATCTTCATAGCCTGATTTCTTTGAAAAATGCTCAATGATTGTAGAAGAAGGAACTACAAATCCTGATGTTGAACTATTCGACACGAAAGACATGCTTTTCTGTTCCAAGGCATCCAATGAAAATTCTCCATCAGCTTTAAACTTGTCCTGATCGTCGACATTAACAGCGAGCCAGCTGTGATAAATAGCGTCGTCCAAAGTTCCGGATTCACCGGTAGGCACGACCAATGGTTCAACCGCATCGTTGCCGTTTTTCGCTTCGATATAGCCTTGTGCACCCATAAATGCCAAGTCCGCATTGTTGTTGACCAGCGTTTCAATGGCAATGGCGTAATCCGTTGTCAATTGATGTTCCACTTCTTTACCAGTCGCTTCTTCAATGACCCGGCCAATCTCGTCACGGGAAGACTTCATGTCTGTACCTGATTCGTTTGGATACCACACCACTTTGATAACATCATCCACTTCTGTTTTCCCTGCTTCTGCACTTCCATCCGAACATGCAGACAACAGTAAAGCCGCTCCCAAAAACATTGCCATTACCGAATTTTTCTTCTTCATGGTTAGTTAATTCTCCTTTTTAACTGATATGAGCAGGCGCTCCTGCTTCGCTTGTTTCATTAGAACATAATCCAGGGCGGAAGAATCATAATTTACAGGAACTTCATAGATTCTTAAAACTATTTACAGCTATGGGACTCACAATATCCCCTACATCGATTGGCGCACCAAATGCCCCGTGGTAATCCGTTCCGCCGGTCAGCACCAGCCCATATTCCTCAGCGAGCTTTTCCACTTTCTGGTGGTCTTCCGCTGAATGATCCGGATGGTTGCGTTCAATGCCGCCAAGGCCTGCCTCCATAAGCTCCGGAATCAGCTCGTAGGAATCGAGCTGGCCGGGATGGGCTACAACAGCAAGCCCGTCGTCCGCCTTGATTGCCTTTACCGCTTCCAGTGCATCGATATATTCAATATCGCCTGCCGCAGGGCCCTGCCCTTTAAACAAGCGCTTGTAAAGCTGCTGATATTCACTAGAAGAATATTCCGCAGCAGTCAGCTCTTTCATGATGTGCTGTTTGTAGACGGTTCTTGATGGAAGAGCCGAAACGAGGATTGCTTCCAGATCCAGTTCGAATCCGGCCGCTTTGATCTGTTCGATTTGCCAAAGCGAATGGCGGTGGCGCTTTTCTGATAACTTGTCGCAAAGCGGTTTTATATGCTTGGCTTCTGGATTGTAGTTATAGCCGAGAATATGCACTTTCCGGTTCCGCTTAAAGTCGTATGCCGATATCTCAATTCCCGGAATCGCTTTAATCCCGTATCCGGATGCCAGCACTTTGACTACAGGCCAGCCAGCTACTGTATCATGGTCAACAAAACTGATCGTTTTTACGCCGGAAGCTTTTGCCCGCTGCAATACATCCGCGACTGAATCTGAACCGTCGGAATAATGGCTATGAACGTGAAGGTCAGCTTTCAGCGCCAACACCCACTTTTTCTTCGGCCACTGTCAATGTTCTTGACTGCATATCGTATACTTTGTCGCACAGCCCTTCCATGAACTCGATATCATGGAAAATCCCTACCAGTGTCGTGCCGTTTCTCTTAAGCTTTTCAATGATTTCCCGCACTTTGATCTTCGATTGCTGGTCAAGGCTTGCCGTTGGCTCATCAAGCAGCAATAACCGCGGTTTCTTGACCGTTGCCATGGCGATGTTCAAGCGCAGCTTTTCTCCGCCGGAAAACGTATTCGGGTAGCTGTCCCAGAGCTTTGGATCCAGTTCAAAATGAGTCAGCGCTTTTTCTGCTTCCAGCTCGGCCAGTTCCTCACTTTCACCCATCTCAAGCAAGGCGTTTACCACCAGCTGGCGGCATGTTGTTCTTGGCATGACATTCAAAAACTGGGAGACGTAGCCGATTTCGTATTTGCGCAAATACAGCATCTGCCTTTCAGATATTTGAGAGAGATCAACTAACCCAAACTCTTCAGAGTTGTAAAGGATCCGCCCGGTATCCGGCAAATAAGTGCGGTAAATGCTTTTCAGAATGGTGGATTTCCCGCTGCCGCTTTTGCCGACGATGCCGATAAATTCGCCGGACTCTAATGAAAAGGAGATGTTTTCGATGGCCGGCATGGTTTTATTCAAATGATGGATGGTGAATCTCTTGCCGAATCCTGCTATTTCCAACATTGACATGGTATTGCCTCCTCTCGCTTTGAGTTATTTCACACGGTAATTGGTGGTCGTGATCAGCGTACCGTTGACCATTGTTGCGGTCAGCATCGGATAGCCGTCTTCCATGCGTTCAATCACCAGGATATCGGCTTTCTTGCCGACAGTTATTGATCCCAGTTCATGGTCCAACTGAACCGCTTTTGCCGGGTTCAACGTAACCATCATGAACATGTCATGCAAATCGTTGCCATATTTCTCATGAAGGTCAAAAACGGCATGCAGCAAGGCAGACGGATAATAATCGCTGCACAGGATGTCCATGCAGCCGTGCCCGATGGCTTCCGCTGCTGACAAGTTCCCGGAATGCGATCCGCCAAGCATGACGTTAGGTGCGCCTGCAATGGTGTAGAGTCCGAGCTGTTTCGCTTTCATCGCCACTTTCAGCGTGATTGGAAACTCACTGATTGTGGTTCCGAAGCTCTTCACCAAATCCAGTTTCTTGAAATCATCGTCATCATGGGACGCTACAGCAATGCCTTTTGCCAAAGCGATGTCCGCCACTTCCTTGATTTTTTCAGTTGTCAGATACTCCGTACTTTGGCGCTCGGCAATCAGAACATTGACGTCTGCATCGGAAATATCGCGGTATCCTTTTAAAGTATCCCGGTAGACTTCCAGATTGCGGTATTGTCCCTGCCCGGGCGTATGGTCCATGAACGACAGCAAATGGACCTTGCCGTCTTCGATATTTTTTACCAGCTGGCCGACTTCGTCGATATTGTCGATTTCAAAACGGGCATGGAGCCGGTGGCGGATCAGGTGCAGCCGGTTATGCGTCGCATCGATGGCGTCCACCATGCGCTGGATATTATGGGGATTGCGCATCGGTTTATGGGAAAATACATCTTCTTTGTAAAATGACAGCGAATGGAACATCGTCGTGATGCCGTGGCTGATCAGGATTTTTTCCGCTTCCCGCAGGCTGATGTCAAAATCCATCATGCTGGTTGGCCGGGGAGAGGCGATCGTTTCAATATAATCGGAGTGGATATCGATAAAACCCGGTGAAATAAAACCTCCGTTGGCATCAATCAATTGGGCATGCGGATAGTTTCTCACTTGCTGTTCAAGAATGATCTCTTGAATCGTCTCGCCTTCCACCACGACGGCGTGGCCTTCTAAAATTGTGGTTTCCGTTATGATTTTCCCATTATGGATAATATACAAAGTACCGAACCTCCTAAAGTAATGAATACACCAATTGTTGCGTATACGGATGCTGCGGATCTTCCAGCACTTGGTCCGTCAGCCCTTGTTCAATAATTTCGCCATTCAGCATGACCACAGTGCGGTCTGCAAGCATTCGGATCACAGCCAGATCATGGGAAACCACAACCATGCTGATACCTAAATCCCGCTGGATATTCTTGATCAAGTCCAGAACGTTGGCTTGCACTGACAGATCAAGCCCGGTAGTCACTTCATCCAAAAACAAGATGGGCGGATTGTTCGATAGAGCCTTCGCAATTTGTACGCGCTGCTGCATGCCGCCCGAGAAATTTCGCGGTTCTTCTTTCATGCGATGAAGCGGAATGTGGACATTTTCCAACAGCCTCTTACCCGTTTCTTCCATCTCCCCTACGCGGCGGCTGCCGGCGGCAATCAGCTTTTCGGCGATATTCCCGATAGAGGAGAAATCCATTTTCAGTCCATGGATCGGATTCTGGTATACCATGCCGAAATCGTGGTTACGGATGGCGCGTTTTTGCTGGGAAGATAAACCAAAGACATTTTTACCTGCAAGATGCGGCACATTGATATATGCCTCTCCTGACGTTACGTCAGTGTCGAAATAAAGGCATTGCATCATCGTTGACTTGCCGCTGCCGCTTTCCCCGACAACCCCCAGGATTTCACCGGCATATAAATCCAGTGACACATCGCGTACAGCATAAACCGTCCCGCAGGATGTGCAATAGTTTTTCTCTAATTGGCCAGCGTCTAAAGTGGCGCAGCGGGAACATCCCGGACCGAATTGTTTGCGCAGATTCCGCACTTGTAAAATCGGTGTTTCAGGCATAGGCGCTTTCCACCTCGGCTTTCTTGTTATTGTTCAGTTGCTCCATGCAGAAACTGGTGTCATTGCATTGATGAGTGGTTTGGCCGGTTTCCGGGTCCACCAGTTCATCCATGAACACATCTTGAGCGCCACAAAGATAGCACTGTATACCTTCAAACGATTCTATTTGGAATGGATAATCCTCGAAAGCGAGCGATGCAACATCTGTGTACGGAGGAACGGCATAGATTTTTTTCTCGCGTCCAGCACCAAGCAGAATCAACGCCTCCGACTGATGCATTTTCGGGTTGTCAAAGCGTGGAATCGGGCTCGGAGCCATCACATAGCGCCCATTGACATAAACCGGATGGTCTGCCGCTGTTGCGGTTTTTCCGTATTTCATAATCTGTTCAAACAGCATGAGCCATGCTCCACTGTAATCGTCTTCGGAATGCATCCGCTTTGTCATATATTCTCGGGCTTCGACCGGCCGGAGAGGTTCCGGCATCGGCACTTGCAGCACCAAAATCTGGTCTTTGGTCAATGGAACTTCCGGAATGCGATGGCGTGACTGGATCAAGTCCGCTTTTTCGGTTTGTTCCGTCACTTCGACTCCGGTTGTTTCCTGGACCAGCTTTTTAATGCTGACGGCGTTGACGGATTCATCGGCTCCCTGGTCAATCACTTTTAAAACATCCGTTTTGCCAATTAATGAAAGTGTCAGCTGAAGCCCTCCAGTTCCCCAGCCGCGTGCGATTGGCATCTCTCTTGAAGCAAACGGCACCTGGTAGCCGGGAATAGCGACGGCCTTTAAAGTGGCACGGCGGATTTCTTTTTTTGAGCCTTCATCAAAAAAGGCGAAATGTGTATTAGCTTTCAATCGGCTGCACTCCTTTCTTCACTTGCCGGATACTGTCGAGCTTGGATTGGAATGTCACGTAATGTGGCATTTTCAAATGGGAGATAAATCCGGTAGATTCTACTGAATCGATGTGCAATAAGACAAATTCTTCATCATGGGTCGGGAAATCAGCTTCTGTATGCTCCAGACATTGATCCAGAATACTCATGGCAATGGCTTTTGTCTCGTTTTGCCCGTAACAAATGCCGTAGCCGATTTCGAACTCCAAGTCGTCTTCATTGCGGTCGTTTTTCACTTTTACCGGCACAAACGATTCCACTTCGGTGATACGGATGTCACCGATGTAAAATTCGTCGCCGTGGTCCTGTTCTGCTTCATTCGGATGGTCCACGTAAATCGGCATTCTGCCGACACGTACTTCTCCGACATTCGGATGGACTTGGCCGTATCCTCGAAGTGATGCATAGCCAAGTGCCGTGACTGCTCCAGTCTGGCCGCGTGTCAGGATTTGCAGCCTTGCACTGCGGCTGGACGGAAATTGCAAACTTTTCTTGGTAACATCATCCGGTGCGGCATCGTTTTTTTCATAAATTTCAAACAAGCCTTCTTCTCGTAGGTAATCGACCACTTTCGGAAAATAAACCACTTCCTGAGCCGTTTCTGCGCTTTCCAATTGTTTTTTGTAATCGGTCAGCCATCTGCGGATTTCTCCTGGTTCTTCTTCCAGCAGATCGAAATCGAGCAAACGGTGAGTATAGTCATGCGTTGCTCCAAGGAGCTGGCCGCCCGGAATATCCTTGAAGCTTGCAGAAATTCTCCGTTCGACAAACATCGATTCCGTCTCGACTGTCCGGCTATAATATTGGCGCGGCAAAGTGGAACGGTGGGCACGCATCAAAAATACGGCTTCTTCCATGCTGCCTTCTGCCTGTTTAATCGCCAGCGCAGCCAATTCAGGCGAATACAAGCTCGCTTCTGACATTACCTGGTCGATCATGCCACGCATGGAAGATAGAATCACTTTAATCTCCAATATCTCTTCGTCTTTCAGGCGCTCATATTTCAAGCGGTTAATGGAAGCTTCAATTGCATGAGTACCGCCCTTTACAGGTACATAGCCCATTTACTCCACCTCCGTCATAATTACTCGAGTTGTCCGGGGAATGCAGACAATACCAGAATCGTCATCCACAAAGATCAAGTCGATGCCCATCGGATATTCCTTGATCCGGCTGCTGCGGGCTTTCCAAAAAGACTCCAGCATTCCGGCATGGAGGCTGGCATGGCTTTCGATGCCCGGTCCTGATAAACTCAAGTTTCCTTCTTCAGCCAGCCCTTCGCTTTCGATAATCCATGTTGAAGATAGCTGGGGATCGATCAGGCTGCCAATCTTGCATTGCCGCATTGCCTGAAGCACATCTTCTTTGCTGGCGTTTTTTAGAATGATAACAAAATCTGCTTCTTCAATCGGTGCATATCTAGCTGAAGTATATTCAGAAATTTTCTCGATCAGCTTTTGCTGATTTCCCGGTAAGATGTGGAACGTGACTTCCGCATCCAGTACTGTCATTGCACACAGCATCGTTGATTTTTTGCAAGGCAGCTCATAGTCCAGCTGTTTTGCTTCCTCCAGAACGGAAATGGTGCCTGGCCGTGACATGCTATGTAAAATTTTTCGGTAAACTTGCTGCAAATCGTGTATTTGATCAATCGCCATTTTATCTCTCCTGAACTTGTAATGTAGTTTGTCGGATTAAACTTCCATTGTTTCAAAACTGACTTTCGTCTCAAACAGCTCTGCCTGTTCACGCGATTTTGCTTGCGCTATGTCTTTTTCCATTTCCAATAGAGGGTGCTGCCATTCGGCTGTTTCAGGCAAATCCGCTTTATAAGCAGCGTCAATAATTGCAAGGTTCCGGGCCAGCTCTTCTTTCATGCCTGCGACGATGCCGATGCCAATCTGGCCGCCGATTTCCACTTTCGCTTCGGTGACAAGAACTTCACCGATATAGAACAGGGAGTTTTTTGCCGATTCCCTCATTTTAATCATGGTCATTCCATATTGCGGAGCAGAGATTTCCCGGCATTCATATTTCTTTGCAATCGTTTCTGCAAATCCCCTGGCCAGCTGCTCATTTCCTTGAATCAGAATTTCAGTTCTTCTGCGTCTTTTCATATTCGCTGCCTCCTTCGCTGTAAACTCATCGTAACTTGTCGCCAAGTTGCTGTGTTTTAAGGTACGGTAAAGCTTGTGTAAAGCATCTTCACAATAAGAAAAGTGGAAGCGCCGGGGTAGATTCGACGGGCATAAGACAGACCAGCGAAGTGGCGGTCTTTGCCACACAGCTGGGTTGGCTTATGACTCTAGAATCTGGGCGCTGAAGTCTGGACAATAAGAAAAGTGGAAGCTAGAAATCTCTACTTTTTAAAAAAGAAAAAAGCAGGCGACAGAGAAACTCTGTCGCCTGCTTGGCTTAATCCATTGTGATATCGTATTTAAACTTATCACTGCGGTATAGGATTTTCGTATGCTCTAATATATTCCCTTCCTTGGCATCGACACAATCACTTTCCACTACAATGAGCGGCACCAGGCTTTTACAGGACAGGAGCTGCTGTTCTTTTGAAGACGGGAAAGTAATGCTTAAAAGAGACTTTCGGCTGGCAAATTCCGTATAGCCAAGCTTTCGATAATAGGCGAACATGGAACCGATTTGACGGCCATCTTCCCCGATGTCCGGAAACATCGCTTCATTGACATATGAACTGTGGATGGCAATCGGCTCGCCGTCAAGCAGCCGCAGACGGGAAATTTTATAAACTGTACCGTTTTCCGGCGCATTTAAAATTCTATAGATCCGTGCGTCAAAACCGATTTTTTCGCAATTGATGTTGCGCGTCTCCAAATTATAGCCTGCTTGTTTCATTTTTTCCGTAAAGCTCGTTTTAGCCGTTAAGTGCAATTGGATTTGCAACGACTCTTCTTTCAAATACCGTCCTTTGCCTTGCTTCGAATAAATATAGCCCCGTTCCTCGAGCTTTAACAAAGCATTTCGAACAGTCATGCGGGGTACCCCATATTTTTCGGCAAGCTCATTTTCCGAAGGCAATTTTTCACCGGATTTAAAAGCTTTAGAGGTGATTTTCTGCATTAAATCATCCAGTATTAATGTTTCTTTATCTTCAGAGATGATAGCTCCTCCTTTTGCTGGCAGCTTTCTTTTACTAGTTATAATACCATTGCTATCGCATTATAGGATAAGCCTCTTTTTATAGAAGCAATAAATTGATTTCCACCTCGCTCAATAAGCACTTGTTATATTGCAGAAATGAGATTCCCTCTATAAAACTTCACACAAAAAAGGAGGAACCGAAGTCCCTCCTCTAATTGCTTATCCCTGATGGGTCGGCCGGACAATCACTTCGTTGACCGCTACGCCTTCCGGCTGTGAGGCTGCATAATAAACGGCGTTTGCCACATCTTCACTCGTCAGTGAAGGAATATTCGGATCTTCGAATCTCGGCTTGATGTCGGGGTCGGTAATAAAAGACGCCAGCTCTGTCTGAACGACTCCCGGTGAAATGCTGGTAGTCTTGATATTGGTTTGTGCCAGTTCTTTGCTCAAGCCTTCCATAAAGATGCGGGCTGCGAATTTCGTACCGCAATAAACTGTTCCAGAAGGAAATACCCCGTGTCCTGCAACAGAAGCGGTGGTGATAATATGGCCGCTGTTGCGCTCCTGCATATGCGGCAGGACAGCCGCGATGCCGTACAGCACGCCTTTTACATTCACATCAACCATGCGGTCCCATTCATCTATTTTCAGCTTGTCCATGAACGACAAGGGCATGAGCCCCGCGTTGTTGAACATGACGTCGATTTGCCCGAATGTATCGATTGCAAATTCCGCCAGTTCCTCAACTTCCTGGTAGGAAGTAACGTCCGTCACTTTAATTACCGCTTCACCGCCTTCTAGCTCAATCGCTTCTTTCAGCTTCTGAAGCCGGTTTTCGCGCCTTGCAGCGAGCACGACTTTACTGCCTTCGCGTGCAAACTTTTTTGCTGTAGCTTCACCGATTCCACTTGAAGCACCTGTAATGACAATGACTTTTCCTTTAACAGTAGACATAGGTTTCCTCCTTCATAAGTACCCAGCGATTTTGCAGTTCTATCCCGTCTTAACAGCCAACAAGGATAAAGAAAGTCTTCATTAAGTAAATTTTTCACTTTGTTCTGTAGCCGCATATTTTCCCTTTGTTCAGCATCTTTTCAGGATTGTCTGGCAGTAGTTTAAGTTCTATATTGTTTCCTTCGCCGCACACTTTCTATTTTCCTGCTTTGTTCAATCTTCTGCCGGCATGCGGGCTTTATCTCAAGGAAGAAACCATAAAAAAGCAAACAGCTGAATTCCAGCCGTCTGCTTTTTAAAAATTAGATTCACTTTGCAATTATTGTGCTGTATATCCACCGTCAACCATTACCGTGCTGCCTGTTACAAAATCATTTTCACACAGGAAGATGATCGCATGCGCCACTTCTTCCGGGCGCCCTAAGCGTCCAATCGGATGTTTCGCTACTGCTTTGGCATAAAGTTCGGGTTTTAAGGTATTTCGATTTGACATCCCCGTCTCAATATAGCCAGGGCTTACCGCATTTACGCGAATGTTTTTGTCTGCATATTTGAGGGCCAACGATTTTGTCATTAAATTGACGGCGCCTTTAGAAGCGGTAACCGCAAAAGCATTCGCTTCTCCCACGCTTCCCAATATGGATGCCGTATTGACAATGACACCGCCTCCGGTTTTCAGCATTTCGCGGATGGCGTGTTTTGATCCAAAAAAGACCCCGTCTTGATTGACCGAAATTACTTTCCGGTAATCTTCGTAAGAAAGCTCATGCGTTTCACTGAGTGCGCGAACTCCTGCATTATTGACCATAATATCAATCCGGCCAAACTGTTTGACAGTTTCTGCTACAAGGTTGGCAACGGAATCTTCTTGGGAAGCGTCGAATTCAATAAATACAACCTCTGCTCCAGTGCCTTTAAATTGCTTGGCAGCCGCTTCTCCGCCTTCCACATTAATGTCAGCGACGACTACTTTAGCTCCTTTGTCCAGCAGCGCTTTAGCAGCAGCTAAGCCGATGCCTGATGCAGCGCCAGTGACCACTGCCACTTTCCCTGTCAATTCCATTTAAATTGCCTCCTTGTATTGGATATACTTCTCCAAACAATTATAGCAATTGATATCAGAAAATTCTAATATCTTAATCATTAATATATAAAAGGATTTCCAGTTTGTTCCCTATAGAAAATCCTGTTTCCGCAATTTCATCCAATCAATTTAGTTTGCACCTTTTCTAAGCAATGGTTAAGCAAAGCTTCTGTTTCTTTTGTGCTGCGCATTTCCCGGTCCTGCATCAGCACCTGTATTTTCTCAATCATTTTCCGGCCTAGCCCTTCGCCTCGGAATGACGGAAGCACTGAAATATGATGGACTGTGAAATAAGTATCGGCCACTTCCACTCCGATCAGTCCTATATAGTCTTCCTCATTTTTCAGCAAGTACAATTGCCAATCCGGATCTTCCGCATAACGTGTGATGGTCTGGCATAAACTTTTCAGGTTTCTCTCTTGTGGCATGAAGGACAATAAACCCATCGCAATCTTTTGGCATGATTTCTTGTATCTGACTAACATAAGCCCATCCTCGCTTCATTCTTATTTCTTGTCCGTGTTATTTTTCAATTCATATAAACTTTCCCATCCAGTTGCTCAATGACTTCCAATGCCGCTGAAAGGCGCTCCGCAAAATCCTCAGGGCGCTCTTTCGATTCCAGGTGCACACAGACAATATTCGGATTTGATATCAAACGCTGTTGAAAGTCTGTCGGCAATGGAATCGGGTACTCTCTAAAATTGAAGGAGAAGCATGGAAATTCTTCAGGCAGCAGGTAGATTTCCGCTTTGTTGTGGGCTGTGCCATCTTCTTTTAGATTAGTAAAAGAAATATCCAAATCCAAGGTGCAGCTGAAGAATGAAGTATTAGCATGAATCACCAGTGTTCTCTTCTTATTGACGATACATCCCCCATGCTGCAGCTCGACTTCCGATTTCATCAGCATGCCCACTTTTTCCGCCACTTGTTCCAATCGCTCCATCTTAATTCTCCCCTTCCGTCTTTATTTAATGCTGCTTCGTTTTTAACCGAATAAAGTCGTTTGAACAGATACACAATGAGAACAATCTTTGTAATTTTTCTCTTGTATAAGCTGCTTTACGTAATTGGGGCAGTTCGTAAATTCCCTGCTTGTAATCGGCGTGCCTACAAAACCACAGCGATCCCCCGCAAACTTTTGCTGATGAATGCTTTTTTTGTTGTGATCAATAAAATACTTCATTCATTCCGCTCCTTTTACCGGTTAAAACATACAAAAAACGCCGAAAAGAATGGTTCAATTCTTTTCGGCGTTGTTTTCAGCTCTATCGTCTGAAACATCCAACCATGTGTATTTAATTTTTTTATAAATAAGCGCACAGCTTTTAAGTTTTATTCAGCCCAGAAACGCTAGTGTTTTCTGATTACTTACATCCTACAGCGCGCTCGTGTAAATGTAAAATCTTTTGGCCTACTTCATTCTCCCAAATTTAACATATTGATAAAAAAATGATTTCCGGAAATGCAGATACTTTATTATACCCGCCTCTATTTTGGGCTAAACCAATGAGCAGAAATGCAGGCAGCCAACGCAAACTTTTTTTTCAATGAATTTCAACCCTCAGCCAGCCTCTGACACTATTGATAAACCACACTGCTTCGAAATCCCGTAAATCTTTTTTATGAATTACTTTTTCTTCGATTTCCTCCCGGTCCAGCAAATATTGCCGGAATGTTCCCGGTAATAAGCCACAGCTTACTGGAGGCGTAAAGAACTTCCCTGCTTTTTCAAACACTG is part of the Planococcus shenhongbingii genome and harbors:
- a CDS encoding PhnD/SsuA/transferrin family substrate-binding protein; amino-acid sequence: MKKKNSVMAMFLGAALLLSACSDGSAEAGKTEVDDVIKVVWYPNESGTDMKSSRDEIGRVIEEATGKEVEHQLTTDYAIAIETLVNNNADLAFMGAQGYIEAKNGNDAVEPLVVPTGESGTLDDAIYHSWLAVNVDDQDKFKADGEFSLDALEQKSMSFVSNSSTSGFVVPSSTIIEHFSKKSGYEDLKPEDLMEGGPLFSQVLFGNSHQGSAVNLLNDSSEVAAFCDTCVENYVEVAEGEPNTVGSVYKVKDDAAEPFNTVTGSEFALMGVTPVLNAPFAANMEVLGQQDYDKLKEVLTSDEIANNEKIFVPEDSGEPGLFFKSAKERFAPVEDEWFNPIRELSKE
- a CDS encoding PHP domain-containing protein — its product is MKADLHVHSHYSDGSDSVADVLQRAKASGVKTISFVDHDTVAGWPVVKVLASGYGIKAIPGIEISAYDFKRNRKVHILGYNYNPEAKHIKPLCDKLSEKRHRHSLWQIEQIKAAGFELDLEAILVSALPSRTVYKQHIMKELTAAEYSSSEYQQLYKRLFKGQGPAAGDIEYIDALEAVKAIKADDGLAVVAHPGQLDSYELIPELMEAGLGGIERNHPDHSAEDHQKVEKLAEEYGLVLTGGTDYHGAFGAPIDVGDIVSPIAVNSFKNL
- the phnL gene encoding phosphonate C-P lyase system protein PhnL; translated protein: MSMLEIAGFGKRFTIHHLNKTMPAIENISFSLESGEFIGIVGKSGSGKSTILKSIYRTYLPDTGRILYNSEEFGLVDLSQISERQMLYLRKYEIGYVSQFLNVMPRTTCRQLVVNALLEMGESEELAELEAEKALTHFELDPKLWDSYPNTFSGGEKLRLNIAMATVKKPRLLLLDEPTASLDQQSKIKVREIIEKLKRNGTTLVGIFHDIEFMEGLCDKVYDMQSRTLTVAEEKVGVGAES
- the phnM gene encoding phosphonate metabolism protein PhnM; the protein is MYIIHNGKIITETTILEGHAVVVEGETIQEIILEQQVRNYPHAQLIDANGGFISPGFIDIHSDYIETIASPRPTSMMDFDISLREAEKILISHGITTMFHSLSFYKEDVFSHKPMRNPHNIQRMVDAIDATHNRLHLIRHRLHARFEIDNIDEVGQLVKNIEDGKVHLLSFMDHTPGQGQYRNLEVYRDTLKGYRDISDADVNVLIAERQSTEYLTTEKIKEVADIALAKGIAVASHDDDDFKKLDLVKSFGTTISEFPITLKVAMKAKQLGLYTIAGAPNVMLGGSHSGNLSAAEAIGHGCMDILCSDYYPSALLHAVFDLHEKYGNDLHDMFMMVTLNPAKAVQLDHELGSITVGKKADILVIERMEDGYPMLTATMVNGTLITTTNYRVK
- a CDS encoding ATP-binding cassette domain-containing protein, with translation MPETPILQVRNLRKQFGPGCSRCATLDAGQLEKNYCTSCGTVYAVRDVSLDLYAGEILGVVGESGSGKSTMMQCLYFDTDVTSGEAYINVPHLAGKNVFGLSSQQKRAIRNHDFGMVYQNPIHGLKMDFSSIGNIAEKLIAAGSRRVGEMEETGKRLLENVHIPLHRMKEEPRNFSGGMQQRVQIAKALSNNPPILFLDEVTTGLDLSVQANVLDLIKNIQRDLGISMVVVSHDLAVIRMLADRTVVMLNGEIIEQGLTDQVLEDPQHPYTQQLVYSLL
- a CDS encoding alpha-D-ribose 1-methylphosphonate 5-phosphate C-P-lyase PhnJ, translated to MKANTHFAFFDEGSKKEIRRATLKAVAIPGYQVPFASREMPIARGWGTGGLQLTLSLIGKTDVLKVIDQGADESVNAVSIKKLVQETTGVEVTEQTEKADLIQSRHRIPEVPLTKDQILVLQVPMPEPLRPVEAREYMTKRMHSEDDYSGAWLMLFEQIMKYGKTATAADHPVYVNGRYVMAPSPIPRFDNPKMHQSEALILLGAGREKKIYAVPPYTDVASLAFEDYPFQIESFEGIQCYLCGAQDVFMDELVDPETGQTTHQCNDTSFCMEQLNNNKKAEVESAYA
- a CDS encoding carbon-phosphorus lyase complex subunit PhnI; amino-acid sequence: MGYVPVKGGTHAIEASINRLKYERLKDEEILEIKVILSSMRGMIDQVMSEASLYSPELAALAIKQAEGSMEEAVFLMRAHRSTLPRQYYSRTVETESMFVERRISASFKDIPGGQLLGATHDYTHRLLDFDLLEEEPGEIRRWLTDYKKQLESAETAQEVVYFPKVVDYLREEGLFEIYEKNDAAPDDVTKKSLQFPSSRSARLQILTRGQTGAVTALGYASLRGYGQVHPNVGEVRVGRMPIYVDHPNEAEQDHGDEFYIGDIRITEVESFVPVKVKNDRNEDDLEFEIGYGICYGQNETKAIAMSILDQCLEHTEADFPTHDEEFVLLHIDSVESTGFISHLKMPHYVTFQSKLDSIRQVKKGVQPIES
- the phnH gene encoding phosphonate C-P lyase system protein PhnH, producing MAIDQIHDLQQVYRKILHSMSRPGTISVLEEAKQLDYELPCKKSTMLCAMTVLDAEVTFHILPGNQQKLIEKISEYTSARYAPIEEADFVIILKNASKEDVLQAMRQCKIGSLIDPQLSSTWIIESEGLAEEGNLSLSGPGIESHASLHAGMLESFWKARSSRIKEYPMGIDLIFVDDDSGIVCIPRTTRVIMTEVE
- the phnG gene encoding phosphonate C-P lyase system protein PhnG; translated protein: MKRRRRTEILIQGNEQLARGFAETIAKKYECREISAPQYGMTMIKMRESAKNSLFYIGEVLVTEAKVEIGGQIGIGIVAGMKEELARNLAIIDAAYKADLPETAEWQHPLLEMEKDIAQAKSREQAELFETKVSFETMEV